A portion of the Bdellovibrio bacteriovorus genome contains these proteins:
- a CDS encoding TetR/AcrR family transcriptional regulator yields the protein MKTKKGEKEKLRRVILENAISYFKKNGRSGSASEDLMKNMGLTRGALYSHFKSKDDLFAHAVSHDLTRLEEITELIINRDGPKALRTMIEAHLSENSLTDIENSCAFTSLSSDMNRSKAAHRAIYEDHMDRIYALFAKALHQQFPEDTPEQSYFKAQNLYSGLVGTLSMARTMKDRAKALQILESGRQFLISQFTRSETPRA from the coding sequence ATGAAGACCAAAAAGGGCGAAAAGGAAAAGCTAAGACGTGTGATTTTGGAAAATGCGATTTCGTATTTTAAAAAGAATGGTCGTAGCGGATCTGCTTCTGAAGATCTTATGAAAAATATGGGACTTACGCGGGGTGCGCTTTACAGTCACTTCAAATCAAAAGATGATTTGTTCGCCCACGCTGTCAGCCATGATTTGACTCGCTTAGAAGAAATCACTGAACTGATAATCAACCGCGATGGGCCCAAAGCCTTACGCACAATGATTGAAGCACATCTTTCTGAAAATAGTCTGACCGATATTGAAAACAGCTGCGCATTCACGTCCCTAAGCAGTGATATGAACAGAAGTAAGGCGGCTCACCGGGCGATTTATGAAGATCATATGGATCGCATTTACGCGCTCTTTGCGAAGGCCCTTCATCAGCAGTTTCCGGAAGATACTCCCGAACAAAGCTATTTTAAGGCGCAGAATCTTTATTCGGGATTGGTCGGCACGCTGTCAATGGCGCGAACGATGAAAGATCGCGCCAAGGCTTTACAGATATTAGAGTCAGGCCGGCAATTTCTGATCTCTCAGTTCACAAGATCAGAAACGCCACGGGCCTGA
- a CDS encoding SDR family oxidoreductase, translating into MKKTVLITGCSSGFGRTTAIYFANKGWNVIATMRNPEKDTFLKDISGIQILRLDVEDRQSITTALEQGVAMFGSIDVLVNNAGFGLFGVFESTPPEKIKEQFSVNVFGLMDVTRAVLPYMRKQGSGTIINITSGAGIFGLPSSSLYCASKFAVEGFSESLSYELASQGIKVKLVEPGGVVSTQFGARVAKEALAVGIESYKSYEEKTAQLFANMRLERRGTEEQVAESIFEAANDSSYRLRYLPTKDILPWVTARRESNEESYISLMQDSFKIGR; encoded by the coding sequence ATGAAAAAGACAGTGCTTATTACCGGTTGCTCTTCTGGCTTTGGTCGAACGACCGCGATCTATTTCGCCAATAAAGGATGGAACGTCATCGCAACCATGCGAAACCCGGAAAAGGACACATTTTTGAAAGACATTTCGGGGATCCAGATTTTACGACTTGATGTCGAAGATCGACAGTCCATAACGACAGCCCTAGAGCAAGGTGTCGCCATGTTTGGCAGCATTGATGTCTTGGTGAATAATGCGGGGTTTGGACTTTTTGGAGTGTTTGAAAGTACTCCGCCTGAAAAAATCAAAGAGCAATTTTCGGTAAATGTATTTGGTCTTATGGACGTAACACGAGCCGTTTTGCCGTACATGCGTAAGCAGGGAAGTGGCACCATCATCAATATCACTTCTGGTGCTGGCATATTTGGGCTGCCGTCGTCTTCGTTATACTGTGCAAGTAAATTTGCGGTGGAAGGCTTTTCAGAGTCTCTTTCGTATGAGCTGGCTTCTCAAGGAATTAAGGTCAAATTGGTAGAGCCCGGAGGCGTTGTATCGACTCAGTTTGGTGCCAGAGTTGCCAAAGAGGCATTGGCTGTTGGAATTGAATCTTATAAAAGTTATGAAGAAAAGACCGCTCAGTTATTTGCGAATATGCGCCTTGAACGGCGAGGAACAGAAGAGCAAGTCGCAGAGTCTATTTTTGAAGCGGCCAATGATTCAAGTTACCGACTGCGCTATTTGCCAACGAAAGATATTTTACCTTGGGTGACAGCCAGACGCGAGTCAAACGAAGAGAGTTATATATCGTTGATGCAGGACAGTTTTAAAATTGGCAGATAG